The Glycine soja cultivar W05 chromosome 6, ASM419377v2, whole genome shotgun sequence genome has a window encoding:
- the LOC114415699 gene encoding uncharacterized protein LOC114415699, with the protein MDSKRENLLLSSLPRQLLSIDEELWRMTEERIQEILWTIQPNVLSEMNRKNVLNYVQKLIGDYYDTKVFPFGSFPLKTYLPDGDIDLTVINHEDEEENLAKEICTILECANDLIYQVKDIEHIRAQVQVVKCTVKNIPIDITFNQMTGLCTLCFLEQVDQLAGKNHIFKRSIILIKAWCCYDSRLLGSQHGLLSTYATEVLVLYIINRFHASVRDPLEVLYIFFDYYGTFDWEHNYMSIWGPKALSSLPEIVDRPECDQDEFLLHKEFLINYRDIFSSKAKSSETTTNTFPVKHINILDPLRNDNNLGRSVNEASFHRIRFALSYGAKKFKQIFTLAGENMGEALEKFFFDTLQRNGKGERADVDVPVSPFGTGRYEKSVLDGDCDSYYGGSQYAQQYPNYAMPTTTIHSNSPSSPSQDDILALSTQQNWSEGDLLALSTQQNWSMYYQSVYNGYIPGQTLFHPTYNFEEGGRSRGTGTYIPDLNYNCYWDIRAKVNRPRRFPSAKHNALLKSCPKRKEAEEVHFETNMNDNSKPFELSNEDFPLILGIRKATSPTQAQESAPFANVHSETNKDGGNSRFYEPSNETHAKEPALLAKVLSKTDKHSNPWSFELVKEDFPLLPKVCSEPRMDDNSKSFDLSKKDFPPLQRSHKIVPSKSNQPTKYEKISSSSKESKLKNVEFGTHKLSQSLAEQSMSTKGEKEISGVSSSQETKLVVPKVAL; encoded by the exons ATGGATAGTAAACGAGAAAATTTGTTATTATCCTCATTACCTAGACAACTGTTATCAATTGATGAAGAATTATGGCGGATGACCGAAGAGAGGATACAAGAGATACTATGGACAATTCAACCAAATGTATTATCTGAGATGAATAGAAAGAATGTTCTTAATTATGTTCAAAAGCTGATTGGAGATTACTATGATACAAAG GTTTTTCCATTCGGTTCTTTTCCACTAAAAACTTATCTTCCTGATGGAGATATCGACTTGACGGTTATTAATCATGAAGACGAAGAGGAGAATTTGGCAAAAGAAATATGCACTATACTTGAATGTGCAAATGACCTTATATACCAAGTAAAAGACATAGAACATATACGTGCACAG GTTCAGGTTGTGAAATGCACAGTGAAAAATATACCAATTGACATTACTTTCAATCAGATGACTGGACTTTGTACTCTATGCTTTTTGGAGCag GTTGACCAACTTGCTGGAAAGAACCATATTTTCAAACGCAGTATTATCTTAATCAAGGCATGGTGTTGCTACGATAGTCGACTTCTTGGTTCACAGCATGGCTTGTTATCAACATACGCAACAGAAGTATTAgtcttatatattatcaatcGTTTTCATGCATCAGTGCGTGATCCTTTAGAG GTTCTATACATATTTTTTGACTACTACGGCACATTTGATTGGGAGCATAATTATATGAGTATATGGGGTCCAAAAGCCTTATCATCCCTTCCTGAAATTGTTG ATAGACCAGAATGTGATCAGGATGAATTCTTGCTCCATAAAGAGTTTCTCATAAACTACAGGGATATTTTCTCTTCCAAAGCAAAGTCATCCGAGACTACGACCAATACATTTCCCGTTAAGCACATAAACATCTTGGATCCTCTAAGAAATGATAACAACCTTGGTCGCAGTGTCAACGAAG CCAGTTTTCATCGAATAAGATTTGCTCTTTCCTACGGTGCTAAAAAGTTTAAGCAGATCTTCACGCTCGCAGGAGAAAACATGGGTGAGGCACTGGAGAAGTTTTTCTTCGACACTTTGCAAAGGAATGGGAAAGGAGAAAGGGCAGATGTAGATGTTCCTGTTTCTCCATTTGGTACTGGAAGATATGAAAAGTCTGTCCTCGATGGAGATTGTGATAGTTACTATGGTGGCTCACAATATGCTCAACAATATCCTAATTATGCCATGCCAACAACAACTATACATTCCAATTCTCCATCATCACCTTCTCAGGACGATATCCTTGCACTATCTACACAACAAAATTGGAGTGAAGGTGATCTCCTTGCATTATCAACACAACAAAACTGGAGTATGTATTATCAAAGCGTTTACAATGGATATATCCCAGGACAAACACTTTTTCATCCAACTTACAACTTTGAAGAAGGAGGAAGATCACGAGGAACAGGCACATATATACCTGACTTG AATTATAATTGCTACTGGGATATACGTGCAAAGGTGAACAGGCCAAGGAGATTTCCTTCTGCAAAGCACAATGCATTGCTCAAATCATGTCCCAAAAGGAAAGAAGCGGAGGAGGTTCATTTTGAGACAAACATGAATGATAATTCAAAACCGTTTGAGCTTTCAAATGAAGACTTCCCCCTTATTCTAGGCATTCGCAAGGCTACATCGCCAACACAAGCACAGGAGTCAGCTCCATTTGCAAATGTTCATTCTGAGACAAACAAGGATGGTGGTAACTCAAGGTTCTATGAGCCCTCAAATGAAACACATGCCAAAGAGCCTGCTCTGCTGGCAAAGGTTCTTTCTAAGACAGACAAGCATAGTAATCCGTGGTCGTTTGAGCTTGTAAAGGAAGATTTTCCTCTTCTTCCAAAGGTTTGTTCTGAGCCACGCATGGATGATAATTCAAAGTCTTTTGATCTCTCAAAGAAAGATTTTCCCCCTCTTCAACGCAGTCACAAGATTGTTCCATCAAAGTCTAATCAGCCAACTAagtatgagaaaatttcatcatccTCTAAAGAGTCTAAATTGAAAAATGTTGAGTTTGGAACTCATAAGCTTTCACAATCACTGGCAGAACAAAGTATGTCAACAAAGGGTGAGAAAGAAATTTCTGGTGTTTCATCATCCCAGGAAACTAAGCTGGTAGTTCCAAAGGTGGCATTGTAG
- the LOC114415701 gene encoding uncharacterized protein LOC114415701: MLFTLSNAVQTLSSPCTYFPHNSSSKFKCVSSKVPVFAQKPRESSYYIERGLEFCAGDAFFRQESATGRDLGVLAASLHKKENGRLRVLDALCGCGIRSLRYLAEAEADFVAANDGNEDYGSTIVENLMRVSAEEEGRWVVTHLEANRVMMDYYLQKSFFDFIDVDSFGSDSSFLRSAICTLKLGGLLYVTSTDGFSSGGHRPHHSLAAYGAYVRPMPYSNEIGLRMLIGGVAREAALLGYHITPLFSYYAFHGPVFRVLLRLNRGKIHDSRHYGYIGYCHQCGNSHEFSWDRLGQISCSCSTPKVSNSLVVSGPLWTGPLHDAAYLTNMLNLAKQWKWIVDDGKDSLEKLIKLMVDESDPKLPFGYIKLDEMASRAKINSPPLKALMSAMHQKGYAASRSHIETNAIKTNCPMTECIKIAKELLQLQVSAA, translated from the exons ATGTTATTTACTCTCTCTAATGCTGTTCAAACCCTTTCGTCACCCTGCACTTATTTTCCACATAACTCCTCTTCTAAATTTAAGTGTGTTAGTTCTAAAGTTCCCGTCTTTGCGCAGAAACCCCGCGAGAGCAGTTACTACATTGAAAGGGGTTTGGAGTTTTGCGCCGGTGACGCGTTTTTCCGGCAAGAGAGCGCAACCGGCAGAGACCTCGGCGTTTTGGCAGCTTCTCTGCACAAGAAAGAGAATGGGAGGTTGCGTGTTCTCGACGCGTTGTGTGGGTGCGGAATTCGGTCGCTACGGTACTTGGCGGAGGCCGAGGCGGATTTTGTGGCGGCGAATGATGGGAACGAGGACTATGGAAGCACCATTGTGGAGAATTTGATGCGGGTTTCGGCGGAAGAGGAAGGGAGATGGGTGGTTACTCATTTGGAAGCTAATAGGGTTATGATGGATTATTATTTGCAGAAGAGTTTCTTTGATTTTATTGATGTTGATTCTTTTGGGAGTGATTCCTCTTTCTTGAGGTCTGCCATTTGTACTTTGAAATTGGGTGGCTTGCTCTATGTTACTTCCACTGATGGCTTCTCATCTGGTGGCCACCGTCCTCATCA TTCTTTAGCTGCATATGGAGCTTATGTGCGCCCTATGCCGTATTCGAATGAGATTGGTTTGCGAATGCTCATAGGTGGGGTTGCCAGGGAGGCTGCATTGTTGGGGTATCATATCACTCCCTTGTTTTCATACTATGCTTTTCATGGACCTGTTTTTCGAGTCTTGCTCAGATTGAATCGTGGGAAGATTCATGACAGTAG GCATTATGGTTATATTGGCTACTGCCACCAGTGTGGAAATTCCCATGAATTTTCTTGGGATCGACTTGGCCAGATCAGTTGCTCCTGCAGTACGCCtaag gTTTCAAACTCCCTTGTGGTCTCAGGACCTCTTTGGACAGGACCTCTTCATGATGCTGCATATCTTACGAACATGTTAAATCTGGCCAAGCAGTGGAAATGGATAGTTGATGACGGTAAAGACAGCCTCGAAAAGCTTATAAAACTGATGGTGGATGAAAGTGACCCCAAGTTGCCATTTGGGTATATCAAGTTGGATGAg ATGGCAAGCCGTGCAAAAATCAATTCTCCACCTTTGAAGGCCTTGATGAGCGCCATGCACCAG AAGGGTTATGCTGCCAGCAGGTCTCACATAGAAACAAATGCAATTAAGACAAATTGCCCCATGACAGAATGCATTAAGATTGCCAAAGAACTATTGCAGTTGCAGGTTTCTGCCGCTTAA